AAGATATTAGTTGCTTCAATACCGTAGAGGCCTGTCCAAACCTTGTTGACCTCTTGTTTAGCGAGTTCGTTAAAGGTATCTTGGTTGGCATTGAGGCTATAGATATCAACCTTGTTTTCGTTGGTATATTTGGCAATGGCAATCGCGATTTTCGGTGCGATATTTTGACGGAGCGTTCCTTGAGCTACATCCTGAAGAGTATATGGTTGGCTATCTGTAATTTGCTGACTAACAGAGCTCACATAGAAGAGAACTGGATCCGCGATTTTTACATCAAACAAGCCATAGAAACGGATGTTGAGCAGTTGTTGGTAACGTTCACTGAAATATTCGACCGCATTTTGTGTGCCGAACTTATTGCCCGCGATGGGTTGCATGCGGATAAAGATGATTTCTTGTTGGGTGATGACTTGTCCACCGAAAGAGAAACGGTTTTTAAAGTTTTCCCAAGTGCCTTTTAAACCACCTTTTTCAAGGAGCCAGGCATTATCACCAGCTTGCCATTCGTGGCTACCAGCTTCGAGGACTTCACCAAGGAAGGTACCATTGTTTACCAAAACAGCGGTATAACCTTGAGGAACGATAACCACACTGCCATCTGACAAAAGGCCTGTATTTTGATTGCTGTGACGAGAACGTCCATCTGGGTCTTTTGTGAGTAATTGTCCCTTGATGGCTAAAGCATCGCCAGAGCCATTGTCTGGAAGGACAATGGCTTCCTTGAATTTACTATCATTAAAACTATTTAAGCCTGCTGATAAGGCTGCACGTATAAATCCCATAATTCCTCCTAATTATAAAGCTCGTCTT
This window of the Streptococcus sp. D7B5 genome carries:
- a CDS encoding SPFH domain-containing protein; amino-acid sequence: MGFIRAALSAGLNSFNDSKFKEAIVLPDNGSGDALAIKGQLLTKDPDGRSRHSNQNTGLLSDGSVVIVPQGYTAVLVNNGTFLGEVLEAGSHEWQAGDNAWLLEKGGLKGTWENFKNRFSFGGQVITQQEIIFIRMQPIAGNKFGTQNAVEYFSERYQQLLNIRFYGLFDVKIADPVLFYVSSVSQQITDSQPYTLQDVAQGTLRQNIAPKIAIAIAKYTNENKVDIYSLNANQDTFNELAKQEVNKVWTGLYGIEATNILLEDLSYDQESLAIVRKLDSELAAMKYNTIEIEERRARNEALIAAAANEGNGNGMNMFMGMNLGQTLGGQLSQQVQNQAPAQNAGQATSKNFYIEVDGKYVLVTKDEDGNIVPVN